The genomic stretch GTGTGGTCCCACGGCGCATGACCTTGAGCACATCCGAAGATCCATGCTGAAGAGGAATATCCAGGTAATTGCAAATATTGGGGTGCTCAGCCATCACGTCGATCACGTCCATCGGAAAGCCCGTTGGATAGGCGTAATGCAGCCTCACCCAATCAATGCCATTCACATCGGCGAGTGCTTTCATAAGGTCGGCCAGTCTTCGCTTTTTATAAATGTCCAAACCATAATAGGTAGAATCTTGAGCAATGAGCAAAAGTTCTTTGGTGCCATTGGCAGCTTTATGTTCTGCTTCTTTCACCAGCTCCTCAATAGGCTTGGAAACATGACCGCCGCGCATCAGCGGAATGGCACAAAAAGAGCACGGACGATCACAACCTTCAGATATTTTCATATAAGCATAGTGCGAGGGGTGGCTCAACAATCGCTCACCCACTAACTCATGCTTATAATCAGCCTTAAACTTCTTCAATAATGCAGGGAGGTCCCGCGTCCCAAAAAAGGCATCCACCAAAGGGATCTCCTTTTCCAAATCATCCTTATACCGCTGTGAAAGACAGCCCGTCACATACACCTTCTCGACCAAGCCTTTTTCCTTGGCATCCACATATTGGAGGATCGTATCGATCGACTCTTGCTTGGCATTATCAATAAAACCACAGGTATTGATGATGACAATATTATTATCCTGCTGCTCTGACTCGTGGGACACATTGATCCCATTGCCCT from Echinicola soli encodes the following:
- the rimO gene encoding 30S ribosomal protein S12 methylthiotransferase RimO, whose protein sequence is MKARTLKKDKVNIITMGCSKNLVDSEVILTQLKGNGINVSHESEQQDNNIVIINTCGFIDNAKQESIDTILQYVDAKEKGLVEKVYVTGCLSQRYKDDLEKEIPLVDAFFGTRDLPALLKKFKADYKHELVGERLLSHPSHYAYMKISEGCDRPCSFCAIPLMRGGHVSKPIEELVKEAEHKAANGTKELLLIAQDSTYYGLDIYKKRRLADLMKALADVNGIDWVRLHYAYPTGFPMDVIDVMAEHPNICNYLDIPLQHGSSDVLKVMRRGTTREKQEELIHRIREKIPGIAIRTTLIAGHPGEGEKEFQEMVDFVERMKFERLGVFTYSHEEDTHAFSMNDDVPEEEKQARANYLMEVQEQISFDLNQKRVGETFKVLVDKKENGYFVGRTEFDSVEVDNEVLIDASKHYCRVGDFVQVKVNEATEFDLYGDVID